The Fontisubflavum oceani genomic interval GCGCAGGATGTCCACCCAGGCCTCCTGCACCACATCGCGCGCCAGCTCCCGATCGCCAAGAAGCCGCATTGCATGGGCTAGCAACCGCGGCCCGCGCAACGCCGCAATCTCCGCCAACGCCGCCCTGTCTCCGGCTTGGGCCTGCGTCACAAGCATCTCTTCAAAAACCCGGCCTGCCTGTCTCATCTGCCTTATCTTTCCGTCTTGCAGGAATAAGGTGCCCCCAAACCGGAAAACGGTTCACCAGAAAATGCACTTTCAACGAAGAAGGGCCGCCCCTCGCCTGGGACGGCCCTCTCAGTCGCAAAATGTGAGACGCTTACTCGCTCAGCGCCTGGTCGGTGATCATATGGGTCCAAGCCCCCTCGGGCGCGGCCGTGATTACCGGGTCAGAGCCACCGGCCAAAAGCGTGGCGACGGTCCGCTCATAAGCAGCCTCGTCCAGCGCCCCATTGGAGCCCGCAGTCAGCAAAGCCACCTCGCCCATCATCCGGGTCTGGTGCTCTTCGGTCTGCGCGCCGGTCTCGTCATAATCGAGCACGATCAGCGCCGCCTCATCCGGGTTTGCTTCGGCCCATTTCCAGCCTTCCATCGAGGCCCGGACAAACCGCACCATCCGGTCGACGAATTCTGGGTCTTCCAGGTTCTCTTCCAGAACCCACATCCCGTCTTCCAGCGTCGCGACGCCCTGATCCTCATATTTGAACGTGATCAGATCATCTGGGCTCACGCCCGCATCGATCACCTGCCAATACTCGTTATAGGTCATGGTCGAGATGCAATCGGCCTGACGCTGCAAGAGCGGATCAACGTTGAAACCCTGCTGCAGCACCGTCACGCCGTCCTCGCCACCTTCGGTCGAGATGCCCAACTGGCTCATCCAGCTCAGGAACGGGTATTCATTGCCGAAGAACCACACGCCGATGGTCCGACCGGCCAGGTCAGCAGGCTCTTCAATACCCGCATCGGCCCAACAGGTCAGCATCAGCCCCGAGGACGCGAAGGGCTGCGCGATGTTCACCACCGGCAGACCACGCTCCCGCGCTGCAAGTGCCGAGGGCATCCAGTTCAGCATCACATCAGCGCCACCGCCGGCGAGCACCTGCGGTGGTGCGATGTCAGGGCCGCCGGGCTGGATCGTCACATCGAGCCCTTCATCGTCGTAATAGCCGTTCTCGAGCGCCACATAGTAGCCCGCGAATTGCGCCTGCGTGACCCATTGCAGTTGCAGCGTCACCTCGTCAGCCGCCGCCGCGCCGGTGGCCAGGCCGAGCGCCAGCGCGGATGTCATCAGTTTTTTCATTGTTTTCCCTCCAAGTTGGTTCGTTGTTATTTCTGTTGGTGCGTTTCTTATCACTCTTTACCGTTGCGACGGATGCCAGAAGGTCAGCTTCTTCTCCGCCAGGGCCATCAGCCCATAAAACCCCGTCCCGGCCAATGCGGCCACGGTGATCGATGACCAGACCATATCCATCGCCAGCCGCCCCACCTCGATTTTTATCCGAAAGCCCATGCCCACAGTGGGTGAGCCAAAAAATTCCGCCACAAT includes:
- a CDS encoding ABC transporter substrate-binding protein, yielding MKKLMTSALALGLATGAAAADEVTLQLQWVTQAQFAGYYVALENGYYDDEGLDVTIQPGGPDIAPPQVLAGGGADVMLNWMPSALAARERGLPVVNIAQPFASSGLMLTCWADAGIEEPADLAGRTIGVWFFGNEYPFLSWMSQLGISTEGGEDGVTVLQQGFNVDPLLQRQADCISTMTYNEYWQVIDAGVSPDDLITFKYEDQGVATLEDGMWVLEENLEDPEFVDRMVRFVRASMEGWKWAEANPDEAALIVLDYDETGAQTEEHQTRMMGEVALLTAGSNGALDEAAYERTVATLLAGGSDPVITAAPEGAWTHMITDQALSE